The Thioalkalivibrio sulfidiphilus HL-EbGr7 genome includes a window with the following:
- a CDS encoding TIGR03752 family integrating conjugative element protein, with the protein MRSNGLLKWLMLPMALLLVFIGVKLFSGDRGASPLPGDAGGQLTADEMRALGIEGDTPHDTVATLVAQVRQLRTELQTALSDNRNQRAENDRLRQRERSIEQRIQNVLDTERAQLRQDREQTASERQQAQGLLQDLQRQFEGLGGRAGHTDLPIGLGLEDGDGQHFGRDGVRWIEPDDARPAEGRSGSRNGFSFPNDFSPVGETLDAASETLGRATGGAVGTSSLEAVYTVPSNSTLMGSIAMTALIGRVPIDGTVNDPYPFKVVIGPDNLTANGIDIPDVAGAVVSGTASGDWTLSCVRGQIRSITFVFEDGTIRTLPEESGRSSSNRSDTGTQGGLGWISDPHGIPCVSGERRSNAQQYLGTQALITAAGAGAASLIDSDSGRVSYVGSDGSIGTVGITANEAMGRILAGGVQEMSQWVNKLYGQAFAAVYVEPGAKVAVHIEQPLTIDYDAKGRRVDHRLGGSHVPDLD; encoded by the coding sequence ATGCGCAGTAACGGTTTGCTCAAGTGGTTGATGCTGCCGATGGCGCTGTTGCTGGTCTTCATCGGCGTCAAGCTGTTTTCCGGCGACCGTGGCGCATCACCGCTCCCCGGCGATGCCGGCGGCCAACTGACGGCGGACGAGATGCGGGCGCTCGGCATCGAAGGCGACACGCCGCACGATACGGTCGCCACGCTGGTGGCCCAGGTGCGGCAGTTGCGCACCGAATTGCAGACCGCGCTGTCCGACAACCGCAACCAGCGGGCGGAGAACGACCGCCTGCGTCAACGCGAGCGGTCGATCGAGCAGCGTATCCAGAATGTCCTGGATACCGAACGCGCCCAACTGCGTCAGGATCGCGAACAGACGGCCAGCGAACGGCAACAGGCCCAGGGGTTGTTGCAGGACTTGCAACGCCAGTTTGAAGGCCTGGGGGGCAGGGCCGGCCACACCGACCTGCCGATCGGTCTCGGGCTGGAGGACGGCGACGGCCAGCACTTCGGCCGCGACGGCGTGCGCTGGATCGAGCCGGACGACGCCAGGCCCGCCGAAGGCCGCAGCGGCAGTCGCAACGGCTTCAGCTTCCCCAACGATTTCAGCCCGGTCGGGGAAACCCTGGATGCCGCATCCGAGACCCTCGGCCGCGCCACCGGCGGCGCCGTCGGCACATCGTCGCTTGAGGCGGTCTACACGGTGCCGTCGAACTCGACCCTGATGGGGTCGATCGCAATGACGGCACTCATCGGGCGCGTGCCCATCGACGGCACGGTGAACGATCCCTATCCGTTCAAGGTCGTGATCGGCCCCGACAACCTCACGGCCAACGGCATCGACATCCCGGATGTGGCCGGCGCCGTGGTCAGCGGCACGGCCTCGGGGGACTGGACGCTTTCCTGCGTGCGCGGGCAGATCCGCTCCATCACCTTTGTGTTCGAGGACGGCACCATCCGCACGCTGCCGGAAGAGTCCGGTCGCAGCAGCAGCAACCGGAGCGACACCGGCACCCAGGGAGGTCTCGGCTGGATCAGCGACCCCCACGGCATCCCTTGTGTCAGCGGTGAACGGCGCAGCAACGCCCAGCAATATCTCGGCACTCAGGCACTGATCACGGCCGCCGGAGCGGGCGCGGCCTCGCTGATCGACTCGGACAGCGGCCGGGTGTCCTACGTCGGCAGCGACGGCTCAATCGGGACGGTCGGGATCACCGCCAACGAGGCGATGGGCCGCATCCTGGCCGGCGGGGTGCAGGAGATGTCGCAGTGGGTGAACAAGCTCTACGGCCAGGCCTTCGCCGCCGTCTACGTCGAGCCGGGCGCCAAGGTCGCCGTGCATATCGAGCAGCCACTCACCATCGACTACGACGCCAAGGGGCGCCGGGTCGATCACCGTCTCGGAGGTTCCCATGTCCCGGATCTGGATTGA